In Saccharomonospora marina XMU15, one genomic interval encodes:
- a CDS encoding L-aspartate oxidase, with the protein MSAQVSDPRAKTPGWEATADLVVLGSGVAGLTAALRGAELGLRVLVVTKGSVAEGNTRWAQGGVAVVLDGEHAEGAEGDSLLSHAADTVTAGAGLCDVDAVREIVRAGPGAVARLRRRGARFDTTDSGLARTREGGHSAFRVIHAGGDATGAEVERALVAAAGRQRIAVLEHHVAVDALRAPAGEVAGVSVLDEQGVPGLLRAPAVLVATGGFGQLYQATSNPEPATGDGIALALRAGACVADIEFVQFHPTVLYTPSARGRRPLVTEAVRGEGAVLVDATGRPVMRGVHPLADLAPRDVVSAAITRRMALAPGGVHDHVFLDATGIAGFDRRFPTVHAACLAEGVDPAVDPIPVTPAAHFACGGVVTTTEGRTGVSGLYAAGEVARTGLHGANRLASNSLLEGLVMAERAAEAVAADLAAGRLADPAYGSDPRTGAVPIADRDVLQRVMSRYAAIGRDAEGLAVAGSVLDLSTENGPLWTHRAVEDAALTLIAQALVVAAERRQESRGSHVRTDHPRRDDTSWQRSLYVRLGPSGRPVLADPVLETAA; encoded by the coding sequence ATGAGCGCACAGGTTAGTGACCCGAGAGCGAAAACCCCCGGTTGGGAGGCGACGGCCGACCTGGTGGTGCTCGGCAGCGGGGTCGCGGGGCTGACGGCGGCACTGCGGGGCGCGGAACTGGGGCTGCGGGTTCTCGTGGTCACCAAGGGCTCCGTCGCCGAGGGCAACACCCGGTGGGCACAGGGTGGTGTCGCCGTCGTGCTCGACGGCGAGCACGCCGAGGGCGCCGAGGGCGACTCGCTGCTTTCCCATGCCGCCGACACCGTCACCGCCGGGGCGGGGTTGTGTGATGTCGATGCCGTGCGCGAGATCGTCCGCGCGGGTCCGGGCGCCGTCGCGAGGCTGCGCAGGCGTGGCGCGCGCTTCGACACCACCGACTCCGGGCTGGCGCGGACCCGGGAGGGCGGGCACAGCGCCTTCCGCGTCATCCACGCGGGAGGCGACGCCACAGGTGCCGAGGTGGAACGCGCCCTCGTGGCCGCGGCGGGCAGGCAACGCATCGCCGTGCTGGAGCACCACGTAGCCGTCGACGCGCTGCGCGCACCCGCCGGTGAGGTGGCCGGTGTGTCGGTACTGGACGAGCAGGGCGTGCCCGGGTTGCTGCGCGCACCCGCCGTTCTCGTGGCCACCGGCGGCTTCGGTCAGCTCTACCAGGCGACCTCCAACCCCGAGCCTGCCACGGGCGACGGCATCGCCCTCGCGCTGCGGGCTGGTGCTTGCGTGGCCGACATCGAGTTCGTGCAGTTCCATCCCACGGTGCTCTACACCCCGTCGGCCCGGGGCCGCCGCCCGCTCGTCACCGAGGCGGTGCGCGGTGAGGGGGCCGTACTCGTGGACGCCACGGGACGGCCGGTGATGCGGGGAGTGCACCCACTGGCCGACCTCGCACCACGTGACGTCGTGTCCGCCGCGATCACCCGCAGGATGGCCTTGGCACCCGGCGGCGTGCACGACCACGTGTTCCTCGACGCCACCGGGATCGCCGGATTCGACCGCCGGTTCCCCACGGTGCACGCCGCGTGCCTGGCCGAAGGCGTCGACCCGGCCGTGGACCCGATTCCGGTCACCCCAGCCGCGCACTTCGCCTGCGGAGGCGTGGTCACCACCACCGAAGGGCGCACCGGGGTGTCAGGGCTGTACGCCGCGGGCGAGGTCGCGCGGACCGGCCTGCACGGAGCCAACCGGCTGGCGTCCAACAGCCTGCTCGAAGGCCTGGTGATGGCCGAGCGTGCGGCCGAGGCCGTCGCAGCGGACCTGGCCGCGGGCCGCCTCGCCGACCCCGCGTACGGCAGCGACCCGCGAACCGGCGCCGTGCCGATCGCCGATCGCGACGTGCTGCAGCGGGTGATGAGCCGCTACGCCGCCATCGGCAGGGACGCCGAAGGGTTGGCCGTCGCGGGTTCGGTGCTCGATCTGTCCACGGAGAACGGACCGCTGTGGACACACCGCGCCGTGGAGGACGCGGCGCTGACGCTGATAGCGCAGGCGCTGGTCGTGGCGGCCGAGCGCAGGCAGGAGTCGAGAGGTAGCCACGTGCGCACCGACCATCCACGACGCGACGACACCTCCTGGCAGCGCAGCCTGTACGTCAGGCTCGGGCCGTCGGGCAGGCCGGTGCTGGCCGACCCGGTGCTGGAGACCGCGGCGTGA
- a CDS encoding carbon-nitrogen hydrolase family protein, translating into MLRVALCQLTSSTDPKSNLDLVREWVGRAAAEGARVVVFPEAMMARFGVRLAPLAEPVDGPWALAVSEIARDAGVLVIAGMFTPDGDRVRNTLLVTGLGEHLGYDKIHLYDAFGFRESDTVAGGSEQVTVDVDGVRLGLATCYDVRFPELFQSLADAGSSAVVLPASWGAGKGKREQWELLVRARALDSGCWVLACGQAHPAATGTEVNPKAPTGIGYSAVADPFGHLHAQLGAEPDLLVADIDSELAAKSREATGVLANRRLGRG; encoded by the coding sequence GTGCTGCGAGTCGCCCTGTGCCAGCTCACATCGAGCACCGATCCGAAGAGCAACCTCGATCTCGTCAGGGAATGGGTGGGCAGGGCCGCGGCGGAGGGCGCCCGCGTGGTCGTGTTCCCCGAAGCCATGATGGCGCGGTTCGGAGTACGGCTCGCGCCGCTCGCCGAGCCGGTGGACGGGCCGTGGGCGCTGGCGGTCAGCGAGATCGCGCGGGACGCAGGCGTGCTGGTGATCGCAGGCATGTTCACCCCCGACGGCGACCGGGTTCGTAACACGCTGCTGGTGACCGGGCTCGGCGAGCACCTCGGCTACGACAAGATCCACCTGTACGACGCCTTCGGCTTCCGCGAGTCCGACACCGTCGCGGGAGGCTCCGAACAGGTCACCGTGGACGTCGACGGGGTCAGGCTCGGCCTTGCCACCTGCTACGACGTGCGGTTCCCCGAGCTGTTCCAGTCGCTGGCCGACGCGGGCAGCAGTGCGGTGGTGCTACCGGCGTCGTGGGGTGCGGGCAAGGGCAAACGCGAGCAGTGGGAGCTACTGGTACGGGCAAGGGCGCTCGACTCCGGCTGCTGGGTGCTGGCGTGCGGGCAGGCGCATCCGGCCGCGACCGGCACCGAGGTCAATCCCAAGGCGCCCACCGGCATCGGGTACTCGGCCGTGGCTGACCCGTTCGGGCACCTGCACGCGCAGTTGGGCGCCGAACCGGATCTGCTCGTCGCCGACATCGACTCCGAACTGGCCGCCAAGTCGCGCGAGGCGACCGGCGTGCTGGCCAATCGCAGGCTCGGTCGCGGGTGA
- the nadA gene encoding quinolinate synthase NadA, which translates to MTAHVDELIPYGGVRADEAWAEEVRRLADERDAVLLAHNYQLPEIQEIADHTGDSLALSRIAAASDASTIVFCGVHFMAETAKILAPDKTVLIPDARAGCSLADSITGEQLREWKAQHPGAVVVSYVNTTAEVKAETDICCTSSNAVDVVASIPSDTEVLFCPDQFLGAHVRRETGRQNLHVWAGECHVHAGINGPELAERAQADPEADLFIHPECGCATSALYLAGEGTVAPGRVKILSTGDMLKAAKQTKAGSVLVATETGMLHQLRKAAPEIDFRAVNDRATCRYMKLITPAALLRALREGVDEVHVDPETARLARASVQRMIEIGKPGGGE; encoded by the coding sequence ATGACGGCGCACGTGGACGAACTCATTCCGTACGGGGGCGTCCGTGCGGACGAGGCTTGGGCCGAGGAGGTACGCAGGCTCGCCGACGAGCGAGACGCGGTGCTGCTCGCGCACAACTACCAGCTGCCCGAGATCCAGGAGATCGCCGACCACACCGGTGACTCGCTCGCGCTGAGCAGGATCGCCGCCGCCAGCGATGCCTCCACCATCGTCTTCTGCGGTGTGCACTTCATGGCGGAGACGGCGAAGATCCTCGCACCGGACAAGACCGTGCTGATCCCCGACGCCAGGGCGGGCTGCTCGCTGGCCGACTCCATCACGGGTGAGCAGTTGCGCGAGTGGAAGGCGCAACACCCCGGTGCGGTCGTGGTCTCCTACGTCAACACCACGGCGGAGGTGAAGGCCGAGACCGACATCTGCTGCACGTCGTCGAACGCGGTGGACGTCGTCGCCTCGATCCCGAGTGACACCGAGGTGCTGTTCTGCCCCGACCAGTTCCTCGGCGCGCACGTCAGGCGGGAGACCGGCAGGCAGAACCTCCACGTCTGGGCCGGTGAGTGCCACGTGCACGCCGGGATCAACGGCCCCGAACTCGCCGAGCGAGCGCAGGCCGACCCCGAAGCCGACCTGTTCATCCACCCCGAGTGCGGGTGTGCCACCTCGGCGCTGTACCTGGCAGGGGAGGGCACGGTCGCCCCGGGCCGGGTGAAGATCCTCTCCACCGGCGACATGCTCAAGGCGGCCAAGCAGACCAAGGCGGGTTCGGTGCTGGTGGCCACGGAGACGGGCATGCTGCACCAGCTGCGCAAGGCCGCGCCCGAGATCGACTTCCGGGCGGTCAACGACCGTGCCACCTGCCGCTACATGAAACTGATCACCCCTGCCGCGTTGCTGCGGGCGCTGCGGGAGGGCGTCGACGAGGTGCACGTCGACCCGGAGACGGCGCGGCTCGCGCGTGCCTCGGTGCAGCGCATGATCGAGATCGGCAAGCCGGGCGGCGGCGAATGA
- a CDS encoding LON peptidase substrate-binding domain-containing protein: MTQSRREGATASLPLFPLHTVLLPGVHLPLHIFEPRYRQLTIDLVTEVVPKRVFGVVAIKTSVVREVERLEHVHGIGCTALLREAKRLPDGRFDIITTGQRRFRLLGLDTRSAPYLVGKVEWIDDAPLPEGGEEVGVRLADVARAAHRRYCALAWERDGWRSPATDVAPTELAYLLAADCMLPLSDRQALLEETQPLHRLRLACQLLSREAGFLSELRAVPPPYSEVGEHPARPSLN; this comes from the coding sequence GTGACCCAAAGCAGACGGGAGGGCGCTACCGCCTCACTGCCGCTGTTTCCGCTGCACACTGTGCTGCTACCGGGTGTGCATCTGCCGTTGCACATCTTCGAGCCCCGCTACCGGCAACTCACCATCGACCTGGTGACCGAGGTGGTGCCAAAGCGGGTGTTCGGCGTTGTCGCCATCAAGACATCCGTGGTCCGCGAAGTCGAGCGGCTCGAGCACGTACATGGCATCGGCTGCACCGCGTTGCTGCGAGAGGCCAAGCGCTTGCCGGACGGCCGGTTCGACATCATCACCACAGGACAACGCCGCTTCCGGCTGCTCGGACTCGACACCCGCTCCGCGCCCTACCTCGTGGGCAAGGTGGAGTGGATCGACGACGCACCACTGCCGGAAGGTGGCGAGGAAGTCGGCGTTCGACTCGCGGATGTGGCCAGGGCGGCCCACCGTCGCTACTGCGCGTTGGCATGGGAAAGAGACGGCTGGCGTTCTCCCGCCACCGATGTCGCACCCACCGAGCTTGCCTACCTGCTCGCCGCCGACTGCATGCTGCCGCTGTCCGACCGGCAGGCCCTGCTCGAGGAAACCCAGCCACTGCACAGACTGCGGCTGGCCTGCCAACTGCTGAGCAGGGAGGCTGGGTTTCTGTCCGAACTGCGCGCCGTACCGCCGCCCTACAGCGAGGTGGGCGAGCACCCGGCCAGGCCCAGTCTGAACTAG
- a CDS encoding NUDIX hydrolase produces MLQVRYTTPAGEHPQAHGPASLRVLLWRRALDPHIGRWSLPGGRLRPDEDVETSIRRQLAEKVDVKQLSHVEQLAVFSAPDRVPGPRVVATAFLGLVPAGVDPVVPEDTAWHPVDALPRTAFDHEAIVLRARDRLRAKLSYTNLGFALAPKEFTMSTLRELYSAALGYPVSATNLQRVLSRRGLLVPSGRTASPGRTGGRPAALYSFAHAGMQVTDPFAVLRPPTPKRPATRERARRSPTP; encoded by the coding sequence GTGCTACAGGTGCGTTACACCACACCCGCCGGTGAGCACCCGCAGGCACACGGGCCCGCGAGCCTTCGGGTGCTGCTGTGGCGACGTGCGCTCGATCCGCATATCGGCAGGTGGTCGCTGCCGGGGGGCAGGCTGCGCCCCGACGAGGACGTGGAGACCTCGATCCGCAGGCAACTCGCCGAGAAGGTCGACGTGAAGCAGCTTTCCCACGTCGAGCAACTGGCGGTGTTCAGCGCACCGGACCGGGTACCGGGGCCGAGGGTGGTCGCCACTGCCTTTCTCGGCTTGGTGCCCGCGGGCGTCGACCCCGTGGTGCCGGAGGACACCGCCTGGCATCCGGTGGACGCGCTGCCGCGCACGGCGTTCGACCACGAGGCGATCGTGCTGCGGGCCCGCGATCGGCTGCGGGCGAAGCTGAGCTACACCAACCTCGGTTTCGCACTGGCACCGAAGGAGTTCACGATGTCCACGCTGCGTGAGTTGTACTCGGCTGCTCTGGGATATCCGGTGTCGGCGACCAATCTGCAACGGGTGTTGTCCCGGCGCGGCCTGCTGGTTCCGTCCGGTCGCACGGCCTCCCCCGGCCGCACCGGCGGGCGCCCCGCTGCGCTGTACTCGTTCGCGCACGCGGGAATGCAGGTGACCGACCCCTTCGCGGTACTGCGGCCACCCACACCGAAGCGGCCTGCCACGCGCGAACGAGCACGCCGGTCCCCGACGCCGTAA
- the bioB gene encoding biotin synthase BioB, which produces MTAATTEAEILTIAREQVLQRGEGLSEEQVLQVLRLGDEHLTGLLALAHDVRMRWCGPEVEVEGIVSVKTGGCPEDCHFCSQSGRFPTPVRSAWLDIPGLVKAAAETAATGATEFCIVAAVRGPDARLLSQVRDGIAAIRESGNDIQIACSLGMLTQDQVDELVAMGVHRYNHNLETARSHFPNVVTTHTWEERWETLRMVRAAGMEVCCGGIIGMGESDEQRAEFAVQLAALEPDEVPMNFLIPQPGTPYESYEVVEGKDALRVVAAFRLAMPRTMLRFAGGRELTLGDLGAEQGMLGGINAIIVGNYLTNLGRPAQRDLDMLGELKMPIKALSETL; this is translated from the coding sequence GTGACGGCCGCAACCACCGAGGCGGAAATCCTCACGATCGCGCGTGAGCAGGTACTCCAGCGGGGCGAGGGACTGTCCGAGGAACAGGTGCTACAGGTGCTGCGGCTCGGTGACGAACACCTCACCGGCCTGCTGGCGCTCGCGCACGACGTGCGGATGCGCTGGTGCGGGCCAGAGGTCGAGGTCGAGGGCATCGTCAGTGTCAAGACGGGCGGCTGCCCGGAGGACTGCCACTTCTGCTCGCAGTCGGGCCGGTTCCCGACGCCGGTGCGGTCGGCCTGGCTCGACATCCCGGGGTTGGTGAAGGCGGCCGCCGAGACCGCGGCCACCGGTGCCACCGAGTTCTGCATCGTCGCGGCCGTGCGTGGCCCTGACGCGAGGTTGCTGTCGCAGGTACGCGACGGGATCGCCGCCATCAGGGAGTCCGGCAACGACATCCAGATCGCGTGCTCGCTGGGAATGCTGACCCAGGACCAGGTGGACGAACTCGTCGCCATGGGTGTGCACCGGTACAACCACAACCTGGAGACGGCACGGTCGCACTTTCCGAACGTGGTCACCACTCACACCTGGGAGGAGCGGTGGGAGACCCTGCGGATGGTGCGCGCCGCGGGCATGGAGGTCTGCTGCGGCGGCATCATCGGGATGGGGGAGAGCGACGAGCAGCGAGCCGAGTTCGCCGTTCAGCTCGCGGCGCTGGAGCCCGACGAGGTGCCGATGAACTTCCTCATCCCACAGCCGGGTACGCCGTACGAGTCCTACGAGGTCGTCGAGGGCAAGGACGCGCTTCGGGTGGTGGCGGCGTTTCGGCTCGCCATGCCACGCACGATGCTGCGGTTCGCGGGCGGTCGGGAGCTGACCCTGGGCGACCTCGGTGCGGAGCAGGGGATGCTCGGCGGGATCAACGCGATCATCGTCGGCAACTACCTGACCAACCTCGGCCGCCCCGCGCAGCGGGACCTCGACATGCTCGGCGAGCTGAAGATGCCGATCAAGGCGCTGAGCGAGACGCTGTGA
- the nadC gene encoding carboxylating nicotinate-nucleotide diphosphorylase, giving the protein MTATELDLDDARRVVTTALQEDLRYGPDATTAATVPEAATATAELTPRAPGVVAGIPVALAVFDAVLGDGYEVVSSRLDGSAVAAGEPVLVVRGGVRGLLTAERTVLNLLCHLCGVATATAAWVSAVRGTGCAIRDSRKTLPGLRLLQKYAVRLGGGVNHRMGLGDAVLIKDNHVVAAGSVSEALRLARERAAGLPCEVEVDNLDQLAEALDAGADEVLLDNFTPAGCADGVRLRDARSPRTRLEASGGLRLENARAYAESGVDYLAVGALTHSVSALDIGMDLREGG; this is encoded by the coding sequence GTGACGGCGACCGAACTGGACCTGGACGACGCGCGCAGGGTGGTCACCACCGCACTGCAGGAGGACCTGCGGTACGGGCCCGACGCCACCACGGCCGCGACCGTGCCCGAAGCCGCCACGGCGACGGCGGAGTTGACACCCCGCGCGCCGGGTGTCGTCGCGGGCATACCCGTGGCGCTCGCGGTGTTCGACGCGGTGCTGGGCGACGGCTACGAGGTGGTGAGCAGCCGCCTCGACGGCAGCGCCGTGGCGGCGGGCGAACCGGTGCTGGTGGTGCGCGGCGGGGTGAGGGGTTTGCTCACCGCGGAGCGGACCGTGCTGAACCTGCTGTGCCACCTCTGCGGGGTGGCGACCGCGACGGCGGCATGGGTTTCGGCGGTGCGGGGCACCGGCTGCGCGATCCGCGACTCCCGCAAGACGCTGCCCGGGTTGCGGCTGCTGCAGAAGTACGCGGTGCGCCTCGGGGGCGGGGTGAACCATCGGATGGGCCTTGGCGACGCGGTGCTCATCAAGGACAACCACGTGGTGGCCGCCGGATCGGTCTCCGAGGCGCTGCGGCTCGCGCGGGAGCGCGCGGCGGGGCTGCCGTGCGAGGTGGAGGTCGACAACCTCGATCAACTTGCCGAGGCGCTCGATGCGGGTGCCGACGAGGTGTTGCTGGACAACTTCACCCCCGCCGGCTGCGCCGACGGGGTGCGGCTGCGTGACGCGCGGTCACCGAGGACGAGGTTGGAGGCCTCGGGCGGGTTGCGGTTGGAGAACGCCCGTGCCTACGCCGAATCGGGAGTGGACTACCTGGCGGTGGGGGCGCTCACCCACTCGGTGTCGGCGCTGGACATCGGGATGGACCTGCGCGAGGGCGGGTGA
- the bsaP gene encoding biotin synthase auxiliary protein BsaP: MSERFCVHCGRAEAPAGHESCRSPRTALEPPRFCPQCARRMVVQVTPSGWSARCSRHGETSSVDASPTG; the protein is encoded by the coding sequence GTGAGCGAGCGGTTCTGTGTCCACTGCGGCCGTGCGGAGGCCCCGGCCGGACACGAGTCGTGCCGCAGCCCGCGCACTGCCCTGGAACCGCCCCGGTTCTGCCCGCAATGTGCCCGCAGGATGGTGGTGCAGGTGACTCCGTCGGGATGGTCGGCGCGGTGCAGCAGGCACGGGGAAACCTCCTCGGTGGACGCCTCCCCGACCGGCTAG
- the hisD gene encoding histidinol dehydrogenase, giving the protein MLSRTDLRGRVPSPAELRATLPRAEVDVDAVLHQVRPVVEAVRDRGVEAVLEYTQRFDQVRPHTVRVPEAEIDRALAELDPKVREALQESISRARTVHADQRRTDVTTRVVEGGTVTERWVPVARVGLYAPGGLAVYPSSVVMNVVPAQAAGVESLVLCSPPQAEFGGLVHPTILAAAALLGVREVWAVGGAQAVALLAYGGTDTDGRPLEPADLVTGPGNIYLTAAKRMLRGLIGIDSEAGPTEIAILADDTADPEHVAADLISQAEHDVLAASVLVTTSERLADAVDAELQRRVAATKHTERVEQALRGKQSGTVLVSTVDDGLRVVNAYAAEHLEIQTAQASSVAARVRNAGAVFVGPYAPVSLGDYCAGSNHVLPTGGFARHSSGLSVQSFLRGIHVVDYSADALRAVADKVVVLAEAEDLPAHGEAVSARFPEGEA; this is encoded by the coding sequence ATGTTGAGCCGCACCGACCTGCGAGGTCGTGTCCCTTCCCCCGCGGAACTGCGCGCCACCCTGCCGCGCGCCGAGGTGGACGTGGACGCGGTGCTGCATCAGGTACGCCCGGTGGTGGAGGCCGTGCGCGACCGAGGGGTCGAGGCGGTGCTGGAGTACACGCAGCGCTTCGACCAGGTGCGGCCGCACACCGTCCGGGTACCGGAGGCGGAAATCGATCGTGCGCTGGCCGAGCTGGACCCGAAGGTGCGCGAGGCGTTGCAGGAGTCGATCTCCCGGGCCCGCACCGTGCACGCCGACCAGCGCCGAACCGATGTGACCACGCGTGTCGTCGAGGGCGGCACCGTCACCGAGCGCTGGGTTCCGGTCGCGCGGGTCGGCCTCTACGCACCGGGCGGGCTTGCCGTGTACCCCTCCAGCGTGGTGATGAACGTCGTGCCCGCTCAGGCCGCGGGCGTGGAGTCGCTGGTGCTGTGCTCGCCGCCGCAGGCGGAGTTCGGTGGGCTCGTGCACCCGACGATCCTCGCCGCCGCCGCGCTGCTCGGGGTTCGCGAGGTGTGGGCGGTCGGTGGCGCGCAGGCCGTCGCGCTGCTCGCCTACGGCGGCACCGACACCGACGGGCGACCGCTGGAGCCCGCCGATCTCGTCACCGGACCCGGCAACATCTACCTCACCGCCGCCAAGCGGATGCTGCGTGGCCTCATCGGCATCGACTCCGAGGCGGGCCCCACCGAGATCGCGATCCTGGCCGACGACACCGCCGATCCCGAGCACGTGGCCGCCGACCTGATCAGCCAGGCAGAGCACGACGTGCTCGCGGCCAGCGTGCTGGTGACCACGTCCGAGCGGCTCGCCGACGCGGTCGACGCCGAGTTGCAGCGCAGGGTCGCGGCCACCAAGCACACCGAGCGGGTGGAGCAGGCGTTGCGCGGCAAGCAGTCCGGCACCGTGCTGGTGTCGACAGTGGACGACGGGCTTCGCGTGGTGAACGCCTACGCCGCGGAGCACCTGGAGATCCAGACCGCGCAGGCCAGCTCCGTCGCGGCGCGGGTGCGCAACGCGGGCGCGGTCTTCGTCGGGCCGTACGCGCCGGTCTCGCTCGGTGACTACTGCGCGGGCTCCAACCATGTGCTGCCCACGGGAGGGTTCGCGCGGCACTCGTCGGGGCTTTCGGTGCAAAGCTTCCTACGCGGCATCCACGTGGTGGACTACAGCGCCGACGCGCTGCGGGCGGTGGCTGACAAGGTGGTGGTGCTGGCCGAGGCGGAGGACCTGCCCGCGCACGGCGAGGCGGTTTCCGCCCGGTTCCCGGAGGGTGAGGCGTGA
- a CDS encoding DUF2567 domain-containing protein: protein MPEQAEQADIALPPPAQPAVKPAPVAGVTVRADLLPAVSVMSLVGLLGIPLGWLWALLAPTQRMRVVTEEGRLVPLQLESWHRFEDMAIFLLLGLSAGLVVGSVVWLLRQRRGPVTLLAVVGGSLLAAWLAMRLGTAFADARYPVPESPGLGAVVERAPVLESRWVLLAQPMTAALAYGVLAAWYGHDDLGRRLA, encoded by the coding sequence GTGCCGGAGCAGGCGGAGCAAGCTGACATCGCGCTGCCACCGCCCGCGCAGCCCGCCGTGAAGCCCGCGCCCGTGGCCGGTGTGACCGTCAGGGCCGATCTGCTGCCCGCCGTCAGCGTGATGTCACTGGTGGGGCTGCTGGGCATCCCACTCGGTTGGCTGTGGGCCTTGCTTGCACCGACGCAGCGCATGCGGGTGGTCACCGAGGAAGGCAGGCTGGTGCCGCTGCAGCTGGAAAGCTGGCACCGCTTCGAGGACATGGCGATCTTCCTCCTGCTGGGCCTTTCGGCGGGTCTGGTCGTCGGGTCCGTGGTGTGGTTGCTGCGCCAGCGGCGCGGGCCGGTGACGCTGCTCGCGGTTGTGGGTGGCTCGCTACTGGCCGCGTGGCTGGCGATGCGGTTGGGTACCGCGTTCGCGGACGCGCGCTACCCCGTGCCCGAGTCGCCGGGGCTGGGCGCGGTGGTCGAGCGGGCGCCGGTGCTGGAATCGCGCTGGGTGCTGCTGGCGCAGCCGATGACGGCCGCGCTCGCCTACGGGGTGCTGGCCGCCTGGTACGGACACGACGACCTCGGCAGGCGGCTGGCCTGA
- the bioD gene encoding dethiobiotin synthase, with protein MTVLVISGTGTGVGKTVVTAAIAALAAERGERVAVLKPAQTGVADAEPGDLAEVRRLAGAVTTRELRRYPDPLSPEAAARRCGLDPVTPAEAASAAGELHASHDLVLVEGAGGLLVRFDPAGGTLADVAWSLGAPLLIVAQAGLGTLNATALTAEVATRRGLDVAGVVIGSWPAEPDLASRCNLGDLPVAAGAPLLGAIAEGAAGQQAHRFLEHARYGLSPWFGGEFDPECFTGRMASQA; from the coding sequence GTGACCGTGCTGGTGATCTCTGGAACGGGGACCGGCGTCGGCAAGACAGTCGTGACCGCGGCCATCGCCGCGCTGGCCGCCGAGCGTGGCGAACGCGTCGCGGTACTCAAGCCCGCGCAGACCGGGGTCGCCGACGCGGAGCCGGGCGATCTCGCGGAGGTGCGCCGCCTTGCCGGTGCTGTCACCACCCGCGAGTTGCGCCGCTACCCGGACCCGCTGTCTCCTGAGGCCGCCGCCCGCCGCTGCGGTCTCGATCCCGTCACGCCGGCGGAGGCGGCGAGTGCGGCCGGTGAGCTGCACGCCAGCCACGATCTGGTGCTGGTGGAGGGCGCGGGTGGGTTGTTGGTGCGGTTCGATCCGGCGGGGGGCACGCTTGCCGACGTCGCGTGGTCGTTGGGTGCTCCGCTGCTGATCGTGGCGCAGGCGGGGTTGGGCACGCTGAACGCCACGGCGCTGACCGCGGAGGTCGCCACCCGCAGAGGTCTTGACGTGGCGGGGGTGGTGATCGGTTCCTGGCCTGCCGAACCGGACCTGGCCTCGCGCTGCAACCTCGGTGACCTTCCGGTCGCCGCTGGTGCGCCGCTGCTCGGCGCGATCGCCGAGGGAGCAGCGGGGCAGCAGGCGCACCGGTTCCTCGAGCACGCCAGGTACGGGCTGTCGCCGTGGTTCGGCGGCGAGTTCGACCCGGAATGCTTCACCGGCAGGATGGCGAGCCAGGCCTGA